The sequence GGTATTGATCCAGACAGGTGAAGTCCTTGATCTTGTGATTGCCTTTGTAGCGGCTGACACATTGATGAAAGGTATGAAGCGGCAAATGCTCCATTACCTGAGAAAAAACCAGTTTGCCTGTGTACATGATTCAGCCTCCTTCTTGTAGTACAGAAAGAATGACTGAATCTCTTAATTTTTTTCAAGTCGTTTAAAACAAATAGATTTAATTTCATGATTAGTTACACGCATTTACAAATTTTATATCTCATAACGTTGGGACACTAGTGAAATTGTATAACCATGAATGTATCTGAAATATTATCCTTTTCTCGATATGAATGGGCAGAACAAGTATTAATAAAATACCTGCCCTCCTTTGCAAACAATATAGTTTTAGATGTAGGCGCAGGAGATGGAAGAATGAAAACGGTTACTGAAAGCTTGGGGGGAAAGTGGATGGGATTTGACATTGAACCACAAATACCTGAAATTATTTCATGGAACCTGGATTCCCGCGCGCCTGAGGGTTCACCTATGTCTGGAATTATTCTTATGTTAGACATTATTGAACATCTACATAACCCATGGTTAAGTTTTGATCATGTATCAAGTTTGGTTGTTCCTGGTGGACTTATTATTTTAACCATGCCAAACCCCCGTTGGAGCAGAAGCAGGCTTTATGCTTTAAAAACTGGATATTCAGTATGCTACACTCAAAGTGATTTAGACCTAAACAATCATGTTTTTACAACCTGGCCCCACATCATTGAGAAATTAATTAATGATAAAGGATTTATAGTTGAGAAATGCGTTACCCTGGACGGTACTACGAAATGGCCTGGAAAACCCTTTAATCTCAAATATCCCTTACGCTTTATTATTGCAGCAACAAATAAATTTATTGAGTTTTTTGACCCTTCAGCCTGCGGTATGAGCTATGGGGTAATAGCAAGAAAACAAGAGGAAACATAAGATGCTTAATATTTTTTATGAAGAACCTGATCCGGATCGATGGTTCCCCTGTGATAGATATCCAAGAAAAATAATTCGCCGTATAGTACGTGGCAAGCCTCAACCTGGCGGAATGATGCGTTTTTTTCTTAACTTATGTGCCGGCTTAGATATCCTGAAAATACCCTATAGAATTAATAATTATAGCTTTATAAAGAAGCACCCTGATGATTTAGCATGCATTATTGGTAAACCCTTTGTGCTTGACAAGATAAAGTGGAAAAACCCAATTGTATATGGTTCTGCCACTTCTTCACATCCTTTAGATGATCCGGAACTGTTAACAAGACTTAATATAAAAAAAATCCTTGTTCCGGGTCAATGGATGAAAAAAATGTGTGAACCAGCCTGGGGGGATAAGACTGTTGCCTGGGCGGCAGGCATTGATACCGATCTTTGGGCCCCAACAAACATAGCTAAAAAGGAAATAGACGTTCTTCTTTACGATAAAGTTCGATGGGAGTATGACCGCTATGAAGAAGAATTAATTAGTCCTATTATTAACTCATTAAACTCATCTGGTCTGACCTATGAAATTATCAGGTATGGTTTCTATAGAGAAGAAAACTTTCATGCACTTTTAAAGAAATCCAAGAGTATGATTTTTCTTTGTGAACATGAGACACAGGGAATTGCATACCAGCAAGCTCTTTCCTGTAACGTTCCTTTATTAGCATGGGACCGTGGCGGATTCTGGCAAGATCCATCATATTATCCTGACAAAGTTAAGTTTGAACCCGTTACCTCCGTTCCTTACTGGGATAATAGATGTGGAATGAAATTTAAGAATATTAAAGAATTCCCTTTAAAGCTGGAAGAATTTATGGACTATTTAAATAAAGGCGCTTATTCCCCACGTGACTATATTTTGGAGAACTTAACACTGGAAAAGTGTGCCCGACACTACGTTAGAATTATTCAGGAAGTTAAAAAGGACAGCTAAGAATTTTTTAAAATATTTTTATTTTGATAAATAATATGAGCAAGTTCATTGCGTTCACTTTTTTATT comes from Deltaproteobacteria bacterium and encodes:
- a CDS encoding DUF4372 domain-containing protein; this encodes MYTGKLVFSQVMEHLPLHTFHQCVSRYKGNHKIKDFTCLDQY
- a CDS encoding class I SAM-dependent methyltransferase, with translation MNVSEILSFSRYEWAEQVLIKYLPSFANNIVLDVGAGDGRMKTVTESLGGKWMGFDIEPQIPEIISWNLDSRAPEGSPMSGIILMLDIIEHLHNPWLSFDHVSSLVVPGGLIILTMPNPRWSRSRLYALKTGYSVCYTQSDLDLNNHVFTTWPHIIEKLINDKGFIVEKCVTLDGTTKWPGKPFNLKYPLRFIIAATNKFIEFFDPSACGMSYGVIARKQEET
- a CDS encoding glycosyltransferase — translated: MLNIFYEEPDPDRWFPCDRYPRKIIRRIVRGKPQPGGMMRFFLNLCAGLDILKIPYRINNYSFIKKHPDDLACIIGKPFVLDKIKWKNPIVYGSATSSHPLDDPELLTRLNIKKILVPGQWMKKMCEPAWGDKTVAWAAGIDTDLWAPTNIAKKEIDVLLYDKVRWEYDRYEEELISPIINSLNSSGLTYEIIRYGFYREENFHALLKKSKSMIFLCEHETQGIAYQQALSCNVPLLAWDRGGFWQDPSYYPDKVKFEPVTSVPYWDNRCGMKFKNIKEFPLKLEEFMDYLNKGAYSPRDYILENLTLEKCARHYVRIIQEVKKDS